From a single Solanum dulcamara chromosome 4, daSolDulc1.2, whole genome shotgun sequence genomic region:
- the LOC129887923 gene encoding protein indeterminate-domain 6, chloroplastic-like isoform X1 has product MSAEPSSIMFRAMREEEEQQQHQHELLLHQQQQQQHGEPPSSSTTQSQQVPTKKRRNQPGTPNPDAEIIALSPKTLMATNRFVCEVCNKGFQREQNLQLHRRGHNLPWKLKQKSTKEVKRKVYLCPEPTCVHHEPSRALGDLTGIKKHYSRKHGEKKYKCEKCSKKYAVQSDWKAHTKTCGTREYRCDCGTLFSRRDSFITHRAFCDALAQESARNPPSLSSIGSHLYGSINNNNMSLGGLSKLNSQISNHHDMLHFGGNNNNNISGGAHHHHHHNQFDNNNNLIGSSAFRSSSSFFQLPADQTSHQDYGENNNKPSNIHGLMQLPNLHNNTNVATGSSSMFNLNFFQNNHNNNNNNNNNVVDNAPNSNISGGLGGLLLPSPHQFSNNNSGEGSNNSSNIFSSGTLLSDHQHHHHMSSSIPSLYNVSSSPAPPMSATALLQKAAQMGSTTSCNNSSTSASLIKAFGSVVGVGGSSSSTTKSDLHPPPAVNFGSVYGHEDPMSAGNHLHDLVVNAYGAHDQNQDYGGVLGGYNNNNKMNSYDQPPPQKKQMISNNFSMDIGMSEEANRLTRDFLGVGEIVRSMSNGGGGFSNSQQQMSSLDNNNNNSESRKTQSRHHQPFGGGNFQ; this is encoded by the exons ATGTCAGCAGAACCTTCATCAATTATGTTTCGAGCaatgagagaagaagaagaacaacaacaacaccaacacgaacttcttcttcatcagcaacaacaacaacaacatggcGAACCGCCTTCTTCATCAACAACTCAATCTCAACAAGTACcaacaaaaaagagaagaaatcaGCCTGGAACACCAA atccagatgcagagataatagctcTATCTCCCAAGACCCTAATGGCAACAAATAGGTttgtatgtgaggtatgcaacAAAGGTTTCCAAAGGGAACAAAACTTACAACTACACAGAAGAGGACACAATTTGCCTTGGAAGTTAAAACAAAAGAGTACAAAAGAGGTTAAGAGAAAAGTTTATTTATGCCCTGAGCCCACTTGTGTTCATCATGAACCTTCAAGAGCACTTGGAGATCTTACTGGTATTAAGAAACATTATTCAAGAAAACAtggtgaaaaaaaatataagtgtGAAAAGTGTTCCAAGAAGTATGCTGTCCAGTCTGATTGGAAAGCTCATACTAAGACTTGCGGTACACGCGAATATCGATGTGATTGTGGCACCCTTTTCTCAAG GCGTGATAGTTTCATCACCCATAGAGCCTTTTGTGATGCATTGGCACAAGAAAGTGCAAGAAATCCACCAAGCTTGAGCAGCATTGGGAGTCATTTATATGGAAGtattaacaacaataacatgaGTTTAGGCGGCCTTTCGAAATTAAATTCTCAAATTTCAAATCATCACGATATGCTTCACTTTGGaggcaacaataacaacaacattagTGGCGGGGCCCATCACCACCATCATCACAATCAGtttgacaacaacaacaacctcaTTGGTTCGTCAGCGTTTCGGTCTTCATCTTCATTTTTCCAACTACCagctgatcaaacaagtcatcaggATTACGGGGAGAATAATAATAAACCATCAAATATCCATGGTCTAATGCAACTTCCCAATCTCCACAACAACACGAATGTTGCTACCGGTTCTTCTAGTATGTTTAACCTAAATTTCTTCCAGAataaccataataataataacaacaacaataacaacgtCGTTGATAATGCTCCTAATAGCAATATTTCTGGAGGCCTTGGTGGATTATTACTTCCTAGTCCTCATCAATTTAGCAACAACAATAGTGGTGAAGGTTCAAATAATTCATCAAACATTTTCTCAAGTGGTACCCTTCTAAGTGatcatcaacatcatcatcatatgaGTTCATCAATTCCTTCTCTTTATAATGTCTCATCATCGCCGGCACCGCCTATGTCCGCCACGGCGCTCCTCCAAAAAGCGGCTCAGATGGGGTCTACTACAAGTTGTAACAATAGTAGTACTAGTGCCTCcttgatcaaagcatttggtTCTGTTGTTGGTGTTGGTGGTTCGTCGTCTAGCACGACGAAATCTGATCTTCATCCGCCGCCAGCTGTCAACTTTGGCAGCGTTTACGGCCACGAGGATCCGATGAGCGCCGGGAATCATCTTCATGACCTAGTCGTTAATGCTTATG GTGCACACGATCAGAATCAAGACTATGGAGGGGTGTTAGGAGggtataacaacaacaataagatgAATAGTTATGATCAGCCACCACCACAAAAGAAGCAAATGATTAGTAATAACTTTTCAATGGACATTGGAATGAGTGAAGAAGCTAATAGGTTGACAAGAGATTTTCTTGGAGTTGGTGAAATTGTAAGGAGTATGAGTAATGGTGGAGGAGGATTTAGCAACAGCCAGCAGCAAATGAGTTCAttggataataataataacaattctGAGAGTAGAAAAACTCAAAGTCGTCATCATCAACCTTTTGGAGGTGGCAATTTTCAATGA
- the LOC129887923 gene encoding protein indeterminate-domain 6, chloroplastic-like isoform X2 has protein sequence MANRLLHQQLNLNKYQQKREEISLEHQANPDAEIIALSPKTLMATNRFVCEVCNKGFQREQNLQLHRRGHNLPWKLKQKSTKEVKRKVYLCPEPTCVHHEPSRALGDLTGIKKHYSRKHGEKKYKCEKCSKKYAVQSDWKAHTKTCGTREYRCDCGTLFSRRDSFITHRAFCDALAQESARNPPSLSSIGSHLYGSINNNNMSLGGLSKLNSQISNHHDMLHFGGNNNNNISGGAHHHHHHNQFDNNNNLIGSSAFRSSSSFFQLPADQTSHQDYGENNNKPSNIHGLMQLPNLHNNTNVATGSSSMFNLNFFQNNHNNNNNNNNNVVDNAPNSNISGGLGGLLLPSPHQFSNNNSGEGSNNSSNIFSSGTLLSDHQHHHHMSSSIPSLYNVSSSPAPPMSATALLQKAAQMGSTTSCNNSSTSASLIKAFGSVVGVGGSSSSTTKSDLHPPPAVNFGSVYGHEDPMSAGNHLHDLVVNAYGAHDQNQDYGGVLGGYNNNNKMNSYDQPPPQKKQMISNNFSMDIGMSEEANRLTRDFLGVGEIVRSMSNGGGGFSNSQQQMSSLDNNNNNSESRKTQSRHHQPFGGGNFQ, from the exons atggcGAACCGCCTTCTTCATCAACAACTCAATCTCAACAAGTACcaacaaaaaagagaagaaatcaGCCTGGAACACCAAGCAa atccagatgcagagataatagctcTATCTCCCAAGACCCTAATGGCAACAAATAGGTttgtatgtgaggtatgcaacAAAGGTTTCCAAAGGGAACAAAACTTACAACTACACAGAAGAGGACACAATTTGCCTTGGAAGTTAAAACAAAAGAGTACAAAAGAGGTTAAGAGAAAAGTTTATTTATGCCCTGAGCCCACTTGTGTTCATCATGAACCTTCAAGAGCACTTGGAGATCTTACTGGTATTAAGAAACATTATTCAAGAAAACAtggtgaaaaaaaatataagtgtGAAAAGTGTTCCAAGAAGTATGCTGTCCAGTCTGATTGGAAAGCTCATACTAAGACTTGCGGTACACGCGAATATCGATGTGATTGTGGCACCCTTTTCTCAAG GCGTGATAGTTTCATCACCCATAGAGCCTTTTGTGATGCATTGGCACAAGAAAGTGCAAGAAATCCACCAAGCTTGAGCAGCATTGGGAGTCATTTATATGGAAGtattaacaacaataacatgaGTTTAGGCGGCCTTTCGAAATTAAATTCTCAAATTTCAAATCATCACGATATGCTTCACTTTGGaggcaacaataacaacaacattagTGGCGGGGCCCATCACCACCATCATCACAATCAGtttgacaacaacaacaacctcaTTGGTTCGTCAGCGTTTCGGTCTTCATCTTCATTTTTCCAACTACCagctgatcaaacaagtcatcaggATTACGGGGAGAATAATAATAAACCATCAAATATCCATGGTCTAATGCAACTTCCCAATCTCCACAACAACACGAATGTTGCTACCGGTTCTTCTAGTATGTTTAACCTAAATTTCTTCCAGAataaccataataataataacaacaacaataacaacgtCGTTGATAATGCTCCTAATAGCAATATTTCTGGAGGCCTTGGTGGATTATTACTTCCTAGTCCTCATCAATTTAGCAACAACAATAGTGGTGAAGGTTCAAATAATTCATCAAACATTTTCTCAAGTGGTACCCTTCTAAGTGatcatcaacatcatcatcatatgaGTTCATCAATTCCTTCTCTTTATAATGTCTCATCATCGCCGGCACCGCCTATGTCCGCCACGGCGCTCCTCCAAAAAGCGGCTCAGATGGGGTCTACTACAAGTTGTAACAATAGTAGTACTAGTGCCTCcttgatcaaagcatttggtTCTGTTGTTGGTGTTGGTGGTTCGTCGTCTAGCACGACGAAATCTGATCTTCATCCGCCGCCAGCTGTCAACTTTGGCAGCGTTTACGGCCACGAGGATCCGATGAGCGCCGGGAATCATCTTCATGACCTAGTCGTTAATGCTTATG GTGCACACGATCAGAATCAAGACTATGGAGGGGTGTTAGGAGggtataacaacaacaataagatgAATAGTTATGATCAGCCACCACCACAAAAGAAGCAAATGATTAGTAATAACTTTTCAATGGACATTGGAATGAGTGAAGAAGCTAATAGGTTGACAAGAGATTTTCTTGGAGTTGGTGAAATTGTAAGGAGTATGAGTAATGGTGGAGGAGGATTTAGCAACAGCCAGCAGCAAATGAGTTCAttggataataataataacaattctGAGAGTAGAAAAACTCAAAGTCGTCATCATCAACCTTTTGGAGGTGGCAATTTTCAATGA